One Methanocaldococcus villosus KIN24-T80 genomic window carries:
- a CDS encoding 50S ribosomal protein L11, which translates to MGKEVVEVLVTGGRATAGPPLGPAIGPLGVNVMQVVKEINEKTKEYEGMQVPVKVIVDTETRKFEIEVGIPPTSALIKKELGIEKGAHEPRHEVVGNLTLEQAIKIAKMKRKSMLSYTLKDAVKEVLGTCGSMGVTVEGKDPKEVQKEIDQGVYDEIFKKYEEE; encoded by the coding sequence ATGGGTAAAGAGGTTGTAGAAGTATTAGTTACTGGAGGGAGAGCTACAGCTGGTCCACCATTAGGGCCAGCTATTGGTCCATTGGGAGTAAATGTTATGCAAGTTGTTAAAGAGATTAACGAAAAAACAAAAGAATATGAAGGAATGCAAGTTCCTGTTAAAGTTATAGTTGATACTGAAACAAGGAAGTTTGAAATTGAAGTAGGTATCCCACCAACATCAGCATTAATAAAGAAAGAGTTGGGTATAGAGAAAGGAGCTCATGAACCAAGACATGAAGTTGTAGGGAATTTAACATTAGAACAAGCAATTAAAATAGCAAAAATGAAAAGAAAATCTATGTTATCTTACACTTTAAAAGATGCTGTTAAAGAAGTTTTAGGTACTTGTGGGTCTATGGGAGTTACTGTAGAAGGAAAAGATCCAAAAGAAGTACAGAAAGAGATAGATCAAGGAGTTTATGATGAAATATTTAAAAAATATGAAGAAGAATAA
- a CDS encoding YqaA family protein has product MDLYIVAKEIILNYGYFGIFFLSMIEAIFFPIPPDVFLLSSTYFGLDPLLSTVMATLGTVVGGTIGYFLGYKFGHPIFLKLFNEKYLIKGEEFFNKYGVFGIVIAGFTPIPYKVIAWLSGIFEMNLCLFVIATFIGRFPRFIMVAYFGDLIKNLKIGAILAFFIFALCLIIIKIKK; this is encoded by the coding sequence ATGGATCTATATATAGTAGCAAAAGAGATAATTTTGAATTATGGATATTTTGGAATTTTCTTCTTATCTATGATAGAAGCAATATTTTTCCCAATACCTCCAGATGTATTTTTATTAAGTTCAACATATTTTGGTTTAGATCCATTATTATCAACAGTTATGGCAACTTTAGGAACAGTAGTAGGTGGAACAATAGGATATTTTTTAGGTTATAAATTTGGGCATCCTATATTTTTAAAACTATTTAATGAAAAATATCTAATAAAAGGAGAAGAATTTTTTAATAAGTATGGGGTTTTTGGAATAGTAATAGCAGGCTTTACTCCAATACCCTATAAAGTTATAGCATGGCTTTCAGGAATATTTGAAATGAATCTGTGTTTATTTGTGATTGCTACATTTATTGGTAGATTCCCAAGATTTATTATGGTGGCATATTTTGGAGATCTTATAAAAAATTTAAAAATAGGAGCAATATTAGCATTTTTCATTTTTGCCTTATGTCTTATAATAATAAAAATAAAAAAGTAG
- a CDS encoding bacteriohemerythrin produces MEIIKWSKDLETGIKTFDEEHKYLVKTLNDIFELIKKGEKEKAKLLLKERVIEYATKHFKHEEKIMERYKYPEYEKHKKTHELFVKTLIEKLIPKIENGSDNDFRSAVSFLIGWISMHIINVDKKYGKWFKENSIEINDEPFQI; encoded by the coding sequence ATGGAGATAATTAAATGGTCTAAAGATTTAGAAACTGGTATAAAAACTTTTGATGAAGAACATAAATATCTAGTTAAAACTTTAAATGATATATTTGAACTTATCAAAAAAGGTGAAAAAGAAAAAGCTAAACTCCTATTAAAAGAGAGAGTTATTGAATATGCTACTAAACACTTTAAGCATGAAGAGAAGATTATGGAGAGATATAAATATCCGGAATATGAAAAACATAAGAAAACTCATGAACTATTTGTAAAAACTTTAATAGAAAAGTTAATTCCTAAAATAGAAAATGGATCTGATAATGATTTTAGAAGTGCTGTTTCATTTCTTATAGGATGGATTTCAATGCATATAATTAATGTAGATAAAAAATATGGAAAATGGTTTAAAGAAAATAGTATAGAAATAAATGATGAGCCATTTCAAATTTAG
- a CDS encoding Hsp20/alpha crystallin family protein — protein MFGRDPFDSLFERMFREFFSMPMGSSTTIMQTSRGIQISGSGFMPISIIEGDDHLKVIAWLPGVNKEDIVLNAVGDSLEIRAKRSPLMITESERIIYSEIPEEEEIYRNIKLPAVVKEDKASAKFENGVLTVILPKAESSRRKGIRID, from the coding sequence ATGTTTGGAAGAGACCCATTTGACTCATTATTTGAAAGAATGTTTAGAGAATTTTTCTCAATGCCTATGGGTAGTTCTACAACAATAATGCAAACTTCTAGAGGAATACAAATAAGTGGTAGTGGATTTATGCCAATATCAATAATTGAAGGAGATGACCATTTAAAAGTTATTGCATGGTTACCAGGAGTTAATAAGGAGGACATAGTTTTAAATGCTGTTGGGGATTCATTAGAGATAAGAGCTAAAAGAAGCCCATTAATGATAACTGAAAGTGAAAGAATAATTTACTCAGAAATTCCAGAGGAAGAAGAGATATATAGAAATATTAAATTACCTGCTGTTGTTAAAGAAGATAAAGCATCTGCTAAATTTGAAAATGGAGTATTAACAGTAATTCTACCAAAAGCAGAATCTTCAAGAAGAAAAGGTATTAGAATAGACTAA
- a CDS encoding DUF5400 domain-containing protein: MNTVLMIMSLSVIFGAMLSGFATFRMTGMRFMPHFVSLILAFILTLASLFINNILLFYLAIAFQIITPITICGTICNILKTQFQNTGIYSSHLALMGMLFILAIGNLLYI; the protein is encoded by the coding sequence ATGAACACAGTTTTAATGATCATGTCCCTATCAGTTATTTTTGGAGCTATGTTATCAGGATTTGCTACATTTAGAATGACAGGAATGAGGTTTATGCCACACTTTGTATCTTTAATATTAGCTTTCATATTAACATTAGCCTCATTGTTCATAAACAATATATTATTATTCTACTTAGCAATTGCATTTCAAATAATTACCCCAATTACAATCTGTGGAACAATATGTAATATCTTAAAAACCCAATTCCAAAATACAGGTATTTATTCATCTCACTTAGCATTAATGGGTATGCTCTTTATTTTAGCAATTGGAAATCTATTATATATTTAA
- a CDS encoding sulfurtransferase TusA family protein: MIREISVKGIKIPELLVERVLNKMKEGMLIIEAEDWQIDKIKDVAKKYNYKVNVEGNKIIIHIGKIAANRTINVVGATCPGPIMMVSDVLEKMNVGEVLEIIAGKNALTDLTEGLKGAGHEVLSIEELEDGNYRILIKKGEKKVEGVTTITIDELFIINTTGTGNAEKAYATFLMADVAKKMNLKPTIFLMMDGASLALKGECDKVKHPDFPKLGDLVRKAIKEGVKVYVCELSAKFRGINEENLEEGFEIAGAPTFLNYLSKPNVRPVWL; this comes from the coding sequence GTGATAAGAGAAATTTCAGTTAAAGGAATAAAGATACCTGAGCTGTTAGTTGAAAGAGTTTTAAATAAGATGAAAGAGGGGATGTTAATTATAGAAGCTGAAGATTGGCAAATAGATAAGATAAAAGATGTGGCTAAAAAATATAATTATAAAGTTAATGTTGAAGGTAATAAAATAATAATTCACATTGGTAAAATTGCAGCTAATAGAACAATAAATGTTGTTGGTGCAACTTGCCCAGGACCAATTATGATGGTTTCTGATGTTTTAGAGAAGATGAATGTTGGAGAAGTCTTAGAGATAATTGCTGGAAAAAATGCATTAACTGATTTAACAGAAGGATTAAAAGGAGCTGGACATGAGGTTTTATCTATAGAAGAATTAGAAGATGGAAATTATAGAATATTGATTAAAAAAGGGGAGAAGAAAGTTGAAGGTGTAACAACAATAACTATTGATGAATTATTTATTATAAATACAACTGGTACTGGAAATGCTGAAAAGGCTTATGCTACATTTTTAATGGCAGATGTGGCTAAAAAAATGAATTTGAAGCCAACAATATTCTTAATGATGGATGGAGCAAGTTTAGCATTGAAGGGAGAGTGTGATAAAGTTAAACATCCTGATTTCCCAAAATTAGGGGATTTAGTTAGAAAAGCTATAAAAGAAGGAGTAAAAGTTTATGTTTGTGAATTAAGTGCTAAGTTCAGAGGTATCAATGAAGAAAATCTTGAAGAAGGTTTTGAAATTGCTGGAGCTCCGACATTCTTAAACTATCTGTCAAAACCAAATGTTAGACCAGTATGGCTTTGA
- a CDS encoding deoxyhypusine synthase — MDPKDIVLKQSEDISGIEIEGPWLDEDISLEDIIKNYYKKIGFQASHLGKAIEIWKKIEEKRKRGEDIKVFFGYTSNIVSSGLREIIAYLAKHKKVDVIVTTAGGVEEDFIKCLKPFILGDWFVNGKELREKGINRIGNIFVPNDRYIEFEKYMMEFFEELLNRDNKIVTASEFCYKLGEFMDKKLGKEKEKSILYWAYKNNIPIFCPAITDGSIGDMLYFFKKFKKDSELKIDIANDIVKLNDIAINAKETACIILGGSLPKHAIINANLFREGTDYAIYITTALPWDGSLSGAPPEEGISWGKISAEANYVEIWGEATIIFPILVYCVMK; from the coding sequence ATGGATCCAAAAGACATTGTTTTAAAACAGAGTGAAGATATTAGTGGGATAGAGATTGAAGGTCCTTGGTTAGATGAGGATATTAGCTTAGAGGATATTATAAAAAACTATTATAAAAAAATAGGTTTTCAAGCAAGTCATCTAGGGAAAGCTATTGAGATATGGAAAAAGATAGAGGAGAAGAGAAAGAGAGGAGAAGATATAAAAGTATTTTTTGGATATACATCAAACATTGTTTCATCAGGTTTAAGAGAAATTATTGCATATTTAGCAAAACATAAAAAAGTTGATGTTATAGTCACCACTGCTGGAGGTGTGGAAGAAGATTTTATCAAATGTCTAAAACCATTTATATTGGGAGATTGGTTTGTAAATGGAAAAGAGTTAAGAGAAAAAGGTATAAATAGGATTGGAAATATCTTTGTTCCAAATGATAGATATATTGAGTTTGAAAAATATATGATGGAATTTTTTGAAGAGCTATTAAATAGAGATAATAAAATAGTTACTGCTAGTGAATTTTGTTATAAACTTGGAGAATTCATGGATAAAAAATTAGGAAAAGAGAAGGAGAAGTCTATTTTATATTGGGCATATAAAAATAATATTCCCATATTTTGCCCAGCAATAACTGATGGATCTATAGGGGATATGCTTTATTTCTTTAAAAAGTTTAAGAAAGATAGTGAATTAAAGATAGATATTGCAAATGATATTGTAAAGTTAAATGATATAGCCATAAATGCAAAGGAAACTGCATGTATTATCTTAGGTGGATCATTACCAAAACATGCTATTATTAATGCAAACCTCTTTAGGGAAGGTACTGATTATGCCATCTATATAACAACAGCTCTACCTTGGGATGGTTCTTTAAGTGGAGCTCCACCAGAAGAAGGTATATCTTGGGGAAAAATTTCTGCTGAGGCCAATTATGTGGAAATATGGGGAGAAGCTACAATTATATTTCCAATTTTAGTATACTGTGTAATGAAATAA
- a CDS encoding MBL fold metallo-hydrolase RNA specificity domain-containing protein, which translates to MVLLKFHGGCQEVGKSCVEVIGKEKRILLDCGASPNSGEIPNIENNLEVIVSHAHYDHCGAIPFYKFKKIYCTHPTADLMYITWKETLNISKAYKEEDIYRSLKSVETLNYYEEKDLGSLKFKLYNAGHILGSSSIYLEIDGKKILYTGDINEGPSRTVRSADTDIDEIDVLIIESTYGSPLDIKPSRKVLEKQLIEEVSETIEGGGKVIIPVFSVGRAQEILVVLNNYIRSGQLDAKIYTDGSLIHATGIYLSYKDWLNPKLKNTIESGINPFGDIKKADEKKVFSNEPCIIVSTSGMLQGGPVLKYLKLLKDEKNKLILTGHQAEGTLGKALEEGIREIKPFKNTIKIRGKVIKLEFSAHSDYNSLVRYIKKIPKPEKAIVMHGERYQSLSFAMTIWKTLKIPAYVPVEGTVIPL; encoded by the coding sequence ATGGTCTTATTAAAATTTCATGGAGGTTGTCAAGAAGTAGGAAAAAGTTGTGTAGAAGTTATTGGAAAAGAGAAAAGGATATTATTAGACTGTGGAGCATCTCCAAATAGTGGAGAAATCCCAAATATAGAAAATAATTTAGAAGTTATTGTCAGCCATGCTCATTATGATCACTGTGGGGCTATTCCATTTTATAAATTTAAAAAAATCTATTGTACACATCCAACAGCTGATTTGATGTATATAACATGGAAAGAAACCTTAAATATAAGTAAAGCCTATAAGGAAGAGGATATATATAGATCTTTAAAGAGTGTTGAAACCTTAAATTATTATGAAGAAAAAGATTTGGGTAGTTTAAAGTTTAAGCTTTATAATGCAGGTCATATATTAGGTAGCTCATCTATATATTTAGAAATTGATGGAAAAAAGATATTATATACTGGAGATATTAATGAAGGGCCTTCAAGAACAGTAAGATCTGCTGACACAGATATTGATGAAATTGATGTTTTAATAATTGAATCCACTTATGGTTCTCCATTAGACATTAAACCCTCAAGAAAGGTTTTGGAAAAACAGTTGATAGAAGAGGTTTCTGAAACTATTGAAGGTGGTGGAAAAGTTATAATCCCAGTTTTTTCTGTAGGAAGGGCACAAGAGATATTAGTGGTTCTTAATAACTATATAAGAAGTGGACAATTAGATGCTAAAATTTACACTGATGGTTCATTAATTCATGCAACTGGGATATATTTATCATATAAAGATTGGTTAAATCCAAAATTAAAAAATACGATAGAATCAGGAATAAATCCATTTGGAGATATTAAAAAAGCCGATGAAAAAAAAGTGTTTTCTAATGAACCATGTATAATAGTATCTACTTCAGGTATGCTTCAAGGAGGGCCTGTTTTAAAATATTTAAAACTATTAAAAGATGAAAAAAATAAACTAATTCTCACTGGTCATCAAGCAGAGGGTACATTAGGAAAAGCTTTAGAAGAAGGAATTAGAGAAATAAAGCCATTTAAAAACACTATAAAAATTAGAGGGAAAGTTATAAAATTAGAATTTTCAGCTCATAGTGATTATAATTCTTTAGTTAGATATATTAAAAAAATTCCAAAACCTGAAAAAGCTATAGTTATGCATGGTGAAAGATACCAATCCCTGTCATTTGCAATGACCATATGGAAGACATTAAAAATTCCTGCTTATGTTCCTGTTGAAGGAACAGTTATACCTTTATAA
- a CDS encoding DUF2226 domain-containing protein, with amino-acid sequence MIKILEGEFLKSLKDIKLEDATREVNTGYIQIYTTEDDKIIYGYIFVENGEVVGYYYTDNKSVEDMGNPEKVLELFKKENKEIELYKYEKDKLNLLEWLYPEIFNIKKKAKAKEEIIIEEKEEDYINIKLGIPLPIPAFTNVKDFKKYLNMFEYSIVNVYRKSKDDLENGYIVYKKDIPIAAAYECKKGVLFGNKAYKKIKEMLDDKNSIIDIYPYDNKKLNILLEVYPQMEMGYEEKVEEEKKISEFLKKDLENLSRDELLKKLGIKEPDEDWVDGIIKDFLKPSMEDLLDLKTLIENEIKKSLKELDIVEDVLVSININWENGNYIVVGHVNVIRKKLFGLIKKTLKKETVEEIIEKCVRKYLSNYIIKVDISIN; translated from the coding sequence ATGATAAAAATCCTTGAAGGAGAATTTCTAAAATCATTGAAAGATATTAAATTGGAAGATGCTACTAGAGAAGTTAATACTGGGTATATTCAGATATACACTACTGAAGATGATAAAATAATATATGGATACATTTTTGTTGAAAATGGAGAAGTTGTTGGATATTATTACACAGATAATAAATCTGTAGAAGATATGGGAAATCCTGAAAAAGTTTTAGAGCTTTTTAAAAAAGAAAATAAAGAGATTGAGTTATATAAATATGAAAAAGATAAATTAAATCTTTTAGAATGGCTTTATCCAGAAATATTTAACATTAAGAAGAAGGCTAAGGCTAAAGAAGAAATTATAATAGAGGAAAAAGAGGAAGATTATATTAATATTAAATTAGGTATTCCACTACCCATTCCAGCATTTACAAATGTAAAGGATTTTAAGAAATATTTAAATATGTTTGAGTATAGTATAGTTAATGTTTATAGAAAATCAAAAGATGATTTAGAAAATGGTTATATTGTTTATAAAAAAGATATTCCTATAGCAGCAGCTTATGAGTGCAAAAAAGGAGTGTTATTTGGAAATAAAGCTTATAAAAAAATAAAAGAGATGTTGGATGATAAAAACTCTATAATTGATATATATCCATATGATAATAAAAAACTTAATATACTTTTAGAAGTTTACCCACAAATGGAAATGGGTTATGAAGAAAAAGTTGAAGAAGAGAAAAAAATATCTGAATTCTTAAAAAAAGATTTAGAAAATCTATCAAGAGATGAATTATTAAAGAAGTTAGGAATAAAAGAACCTGATGAAGATTGGGTAGATGGAATAATTAAAGATTTTTTAAAACCTAGTATGGAAGACCTTTTAGATTTAAAAACTCTAATAGAAAATGAAATTAAGAAAAGTTTAAAAGAGTTAGATATTGTTGAGGATGTTCTGGTTAGTATTAATATAAATTGGGAAAATGGCAATTATATTGTTGTTGGGCATGTAAATGTTATTAGAAAAAAATTATTTGGTTTAATAAAGAAAACTTTAAAAAAAGAAACTGTTGAAGAAATTATTGAAAAATGTGTCAGAAAGTATTTATCAAATTACATAATAAAAGTAGATATAAGCATAAATTAA
- the larB gene encoding nickel pincer cofactor biosynthesis protein LarB, with protein MDLKKILLMFKEGKISLEEAEKFIKLNYYENLEGILRLDVNRKFRTGIPEVVFGRGKELEDIIKATLKLAERNNIALATKIDNINELEKKIKEYDLKGYIVKINKKAKTLTIIKEGYKVKKIGKVAILTGGTADIPIAEEAKETLNILGVEAITFYDVGVAGIHRLFPALKIILEEKIPCAIVIAGMEGALPSVVASLIDIPIIAVPTSVNYGVKITPLLAMLHSCSPGVAVVNIDNGFGAATFAYLIVSVMNRWKHDKNP; from the coding sequence ATGGATTTAAAAAAAATTTTATTAATGTTTAAAGAAGGAAAAATTAGTTTAGAAGAAGCTGAAAAATTTATTAAATTGAATTATTATGAAAATTTGGAAGGAATATTAAGATTAGATGTTAACAGAAAATTTAGGACAGGTATTCCTGAAGTTGTTTTTGGTAGAGGGAAGGAGTTAGAGGATATCATAAAAGCTACTTTAAAATTAGCAGAGAGAAATAATATAGCATTAGCAACAAAGATTGATAATATAAATGAATTAGAGAAGAAGATTAAGGAATATGACTTAAAAGGATACATAGTTAAAATTAATAAGAAGGCAAAAACATTAACAATAATAAAAGAAGGATATAAAGTAAAGAAAATTGGAAAAGTAGCTATATTAACTGGAGGTACTGCTGATATACCAATAGCTGAAGAGGCTAAAGAAACTCTAAATATTTTAGGTGTAGAAGCGATAACATTTTATGATGTAGGTGTTGCAGGAATTCATAGGTTATTTCCAGCATTAAAAATAATATTAGAAGAAAAAATACCTTGTGCTATTGTTATAGCAGGGATGGAAGGGGCTTTACCTTCAGTTGTAGCATCTCTTATAGATATTCCCATTATAGCTGTTCCTACATCAGTAAATTATGGAGTGAAAATAACTCCTCTACTAGCTATGCTTCACTCATGTTCTCCAGGTGTAGCAGTTGTTAACATTGATAATGGATTTGGAGCTGCAACATTTGCTTATTTAATAGTAAGTGTAATGAACAGGTGGAAGCATGATAAAAATCCTTGA
- a CDS encoding D-aminoacyl-tRNA deacylase — MKFLFISSNLDPASKNIASFLNEYFEVFKVEKELLNVKKEDLPKASYYIFLSKHRSSSNQPSLTVHVPGLLDRDVCSASAVLNSLLLNNIYNFYRKSNLNGFNVCFEVVHHTPTDIDKPTCFVEIGSTEKEWKDERLGKIMADAIVKTVEQIESGDYDEKIKAVGYGGNHYAPKFTKLCLEGKYYFSYLIPKYANVSENVLKKIVKSDVERLLIDWKGSKSEGRKKMIEFFKSYNIDYERV, encoded by the coding sequence ATGAAATTTCTTTTTATATCTTCTAACTTAGATCCTGCAAGTAAAAATATTGCTAGTTTTTTAAATGAATATTTTGAAGTATTTAAAGTTGAAAAAGAATTATTAAATGTTAAAAAAGAAGATCTCCCTAAAGCTAGTTACTATATATTTTTATCAAAGCACAGGAGTTCATCCAATCAACCCTCTCTCACTGTTCATGTTCCTGGATTGTTAGATAGGGATGTCTGTTCAGCTTCAGCAGTTTTAAACTCTCTTTTATTAAATAATATCTACAATTTTTATAGAAAATCTAACTTAAATGGCTTTAATGTCTGTTTTGAAGTGGTTCATCACACACCAACAGATATAGATAAACCCACATGCTTTGTAGAGATTGGTAGTACTGAGAAGGAGTGGAAGGATGAGAGATTAGGAAAGATAATGGCTGATGCAATAGTAAAAACTGTTGAGCAGATAGAAAGTGGAGATTACGATGAAAAAATTAAAGCTGTAGGATATGGAGGAAACCATTATGCTCCAAAATTCACAAAGCTATGTTTAGAAGGAAAATACTATTTTAGTTATTTAATTCCAAAATATGCTAATGTTAGTGAAAATGTTCTAAAAAAGATTGTAAAAAGTGATGTGGAAAGATTATTAATAGATTGGAAAGGTAGTAAATCTGAAGGAAGAAAAAAGATGATAGAGTTCTTTAAAAGTTATAATATTGATTATGAGAGGGTTTAA
- a CDS encoding bifunctional N(6)-L-threonylcarbamoyladenine synthase/serine/threonine protein kinase: MICIGLEGTAEKTGVGIVDDKGNILFNKTILYKPERTGINPREAADHHAETFPKLIEEAFNVVDKEEIDLVAFSQGPGLPPSLRVTATVARTLALTLNKPIIGVNHCIAHIEIGKLTTKAEDPLTLYVSGGNTQVIAYVSNRYRVFGETLDIAIGNCLDQLARYLNLPHPGGAYIEKLAKDGKKLLDFPYTVKGMDIAFSGLLTAAIRAYDSGERAEDVCFSIQEYAFAMLTEITERALAHTNKGEVLLVGGVAVNERLREMLGNMCKDQNVDFYVPPKEVCGDNGAMIAWLGLLMYKNGKRMKLEETKIIPNYRTDMVEVNWIKEIKGKKRTIPKNLIGKGAEANIWREKYLDYEVIIKERIKKSYRDERLDEKIRKNRTVREARYLSMIKDFGIASPYVFDVDLEKKRIMMSYLAGELLKDVIEKNTELAYKVGEIVGKLHGNNIVHNDLTTSNFILFNNNIYIIDFGLAKISNLDEDKAVDLIVFKKALLSTHYKKFNEIWEKFLEGYKVYKRYKEILKVMNDVERRGRYK; this comes from the coding sequence ATGATATGTATAGGTTTAGAAGGGACTGCTGAAAAGACAGGAGTGGGAATAGTTGATGATAAAGGCAATATTTTATTTAATAAAACTATTCTTTATAAACCAGAAAGGACGGGTATTAATCCTAGAGAAGCTGCTGATCATCATGCTGAAACATTCCCAAAATTGATAGAGGAAGCTTTCAATGTTGTTGATAAGGAAGAAATTGATTTAGTAGCCTTTTCTCAAGGACCAGGATTACCTCCAAGTTTGAGAGTTACTGCTACAGTGGCAAGAACATTAGCTTTAACATTAAATAAGCCCATTATAGGGGTTAATCATTGTATAGCCCATATAGAAATAGGAAAACTTACAACAAAAGCCGAAGATCCTTTAACACTTTACGTAAGTGGAGGAAATACTCAGGTTATAGCTTATGTTTCTAATAGATATAGGGTTTTTGGGGAAACATTAGATATAGCTATAGGAAACTGTTTAGATCAGTTAGCAAGATATTTAAATCTCCCACATCCTGGAGGAGCTTATATAGAAAAGTTAGCTAAAGATGGAAAAAAATTGTTAGATTTTCCATATACTGTTAAAGGTATGGATATAGCTTTTTCTGGTTTATTAACAGCAGCTATAAGAGCTTATGATTCTGGAGAGAGGGCAGAGGATGTATGCTTTTCTATACAAGAGTATGCATTTGCCATGCTAACAGAGATTACTGAAAGGGCACTCGCACACACTAACAAAGGAGAAGTGTTATTAGTTGGAGGAGTAGCTGTTAATGAGAGATTAAGGGAGATGTTGGGGAATATGTGTAAAGATCAAAATGTTGATTTTTATGTCCCTCCAAAAGAGGTTTGTGGAGATAATGGAGCTATGATAGCATGGCTTGGTCTTCTAATGTATAAAAATGGAAAAAGAATGAAATTAGAAGAAACAAAGATCATTCCAAACTATAGAACTGATATGGTTGAAGTCAATTGGATTAAAGAAATAAAAGGGAAAAAAAGAACAATTCCTAAAAATCTGATTGGAAAAGGAGCAGAAGCAAATATATGGAGAGAGAAATATTTGGATTATGAAGTAATTATAAAAGAAAGAATAAAAAAAAGTTATAGGGATGAGAGGTTAGATGAAAAAATTAGAAAGAATAGAACTGTAAGAGAGGCTAGATATTTATCTATGATAAAAGATTTTGGAATAGCATCACCATACGTTTTTGATGTGGATTTAGAGAAAAAAAGAATAATGATGAGTTATCTTGCAGGCGAGCTATTAAAAGATGTAATAGAAAAGAATACTGAGTTAGCTTATAAAGTAGGAGAGATTGTAGGAAAGTTGCATGGTAATAATATAGTTCATAATGATTTAACAACATCAAACTTTATATTATTTAATAATAATATATATATTATAGATTTTGGATTAGCAAAAATTTCTAATTTGGATGAAGATAAAGCTGTAGATTTAATTGTTTTTAAAAAAGCTTTATTATCAACACATTATAAAAAATTTAATGAAATTTGGGAGAAGTTTTTAGAAGGTTATAAAGTTTATAAAAGATATAAAGAAATATTAAAGGTTATGAATGATGTGGAAAGGAGAGGTAGATATAAATGA
- a CDS encoding ABC transporter ATP-binding protein produces the protein MIIGKNLTKIFYHGYIRKTKIVAVNNVSLKINENETVCLIGESGSGKSTLGHLLLRLIKPDKGDIYFYNSNITKMKEKEIRKIRKYLQLIPQHPDLSLNPRWKIKKSLLEPLILNKIENKDEVLRRVLYDVGIKEELLDRYPHEVSGGELQRVIIARAISLKPKFIVCDEPTSMLDISTQASILNLLKKIKEEYKLSYLFITHDLDVAKIMGDKFLVMYRGEIIEENDNLEKPLHPYTEMLLNRKRLLENNGNVNNGCKFFYHCPYAEEICFKEEPPTVEVNGKKVKCFKYLK, from the coding sequence ATGATAATTGGAAAGAATCTAACTAAAATATTTTATCATGGATACATTAGAAAAACAAAAATTGTAGCAGTTAATAATGTTTCTCTAAAGATTAATGAAAATGAGACAGTTTGTTTAATTGGAGAAAGTGGTTCTGGAAAATCTACATTAGGGCATTTGTTATTAAGATTAATAAAGCCTGATAAAGGAGATATTTACTTTTATAATTCCAATATAACAAAAATGAAAGAAAAAGAAATTAGAAAAATTAGAAAATATTTACAACTAATTCCTCAACATCCCGACCTTTCTTTAAATCCCAGATGGAAAATAAAAAAAAGTTTACTAGAGCCGTTAATATTAAATAAAATTGAAAATAAAGATGAAGTACTAAGAAGGGTATTATATGATGTTGGAATAAAAGAGGAATTATTAGATAGATATCCTCATGAAGTTAGTGGAGGGGAATTACAAAGGGTGATTATAGCTAGAGCAATTTCATTAAAACCTAAATTTATTGTATGTGATGAACCTACATCTATGTTAGACATATCAACTCAAGCATCCATATTAAATTTATTAAAAAAAATAAAAGAGGAATATAAACTTTCTTATCTTTTTATAACTCATGACTTAGATGTAGCTAAAATTATGGGAGATAAATTTTTAGTAATGTACAGAGGGGAGATAATAGAAGAAAATGATAATTTAGAAAAACCTTTACATCCATATACAGAAATGTTATTAAATAGGAAAAGGTTATTGGAAAATAATGGGAATGTTAATAATGGGTGTAAATTTTTTTATCACTGTCCATATGCTGAAGAGATCTGTTTTAAAGAAGAACCTCCAACAGTTGAAGTTAATGGTAAAAAAGTCAAATGTTTTAAATATTTAAAATAA